In Nitrospira sp., one genomic interval encodes:
- a CDS encoding response regulator, producing the protein MTRFHQKPNPILSIALVLSIAAVFVSEFYTKLGITVWVVYLIPLVLSYLTWNPLVPVAVGSIASLLILIGLVISPVGIDPSLSLINRGMGAGTALALAAFGHQFIRGRLAVRKEEWVRMGQTKLSERMMGDQSLRTLGENILQGLAEYVGAQGGAIFIDDGFGFHRTATFGVPEGAALPERFQVGDGLLGHALQQKQTIVVQDLPDGYFTIGSALGRSAPRHLLITPLGADGVINTVLELGFFHRVHDSDKELLGRLAESIATAVRGARYRNRLQELLEETQRQAEELQVQSEELRVANEELEEQSRALKESHGRLEQQQAELEQTNSQLEEQAQLLEGQKDELSNAAAISEAQKRQLERVSRYKSEFLANMSHEMRTPLNSTLILAKLLADNPQGNLTPEQVKSAATIESAGHDLLTLIDDVLDLAKVEAGRIDLTPGQVSLQRLIDSLHALFQPLATQKGLQLQMRRAPGTPESIETDWQRLEQVLKNLLSNAIKFTEAGRVSLDIAHLPDGRLAFAVEDTGIGISPDQHDLIFEPFCQGDGTTNRKYGGTGLGLSISREFVRLLGGDIHLASTPGQGSTFTIHLPQRIPSSPPLRSAPMASSPLPCEPPAPMLASPSGAPRVNGNALRTDDDRERLDDHRRVILIVEDDEAFSRILADLAHEMNFNVLIGNTAGEALALARQYLPSAVVLDIGLPDHSGLSVIDRLKTDVRTRHIPVHVISGHDHAKTALSLGAVGYMLKPVKREQLVEAFRQFETRLTDKPRRVLIVEDDPAQRDSLHLLIGSDDVETVGAASAAECLSQLAERTFDCMVLDLTLPDASGFSLLETISREEHLAFPPVIVYTGRDLSADEEQRLRKYSHSVIIKGAKSPERLLDEVTLFLHQVVTALPPEQQRMLEKARNRNAVLEGRRILIVEDDVRNIFALSAVLEPHGAKIDIARNGRECLALLESSMQSEDRRIDVVLMDIMMPEMDGLAAMRAIRERPEWRKLPIIALTAKAMKDDQEQALSAGANDYMAKPLDVDQLLSLVRVWMPR; encoded by the coding sequence ATGACACGATTCCATCAAAAGCCGAACCCGATCCTTTCCATCGCCCTCGTCCTATCCATCGCGGCGGTGTTTGTATCCGAGTTCTACACGAAGCTCGGCATCACCGTCTGGGTGGTGTATCTCATTCCCTTGGTCCTGTCGTATCTCACCTGGAACCCGCTCGTCCCCGTCGCCGTGGGTAGCATCGCCTCGCTTCTCATCCTAATCGGCCTGGTGATCAGCCCGGTCGGCATCGATCCCTCCCTGTCCTTGATCAACCGAGGCATGGGGGCCGGCACGGCCCTGGCGTTGGCGGCCTTCGGCCACCAATTCATCCGTGGTCGACTGGCCGTGCGCAAGGAGGAATGGGTACGGATGGGGCAGACCAAACTCAGCGAACGCATGATGGGAGATCAGAGCCTCCGGACCCTCGGCGAAAACATCCTGCAGGGCCTGGCCGAGTATGTAGGGGCACAGGGCGGGGCGATCTTCATCGACGACGGGTTCGGATTCCACCGCACGGCCACCTTCGGCGTGCCGGAAGGCGCCGCTCTGCCGGAACGATTCCAAGTCGGAGACGGGTTGTTGGGCCACGCCCTTCAACAGAAGCAGACGATCGTCGTACAGGACCTGCCGGACGGATATTTCACGATCGGCTCCGCCCTCGGACGCAGCGCTCCGCGGCACTTGCTCATCACGCCGCTCGGGGCGGACGGCGTGATCAACACGGTGTTGGAACTGGGGTTTTTCCATCGCGTACACGACTCGGATAAGGAATTGCTCGGCCGCTTGGCAGAGTCGATCGCCACGGCGGTCCGGGGGGCTCGCTACCGCAACCGCCTGCAGGAGCTCCTCGAAGAGACGCAACGTCAAGCGGAAGAGCTGCAGGTTCAGAGCGAAGAACTGCGGGTGGCGAACGAGGAACTCGAGGAACAAAGCCGAGCCCTGAAGGAATCCCATGGCCGACTCGAACAACAGCAGGCCGAATTGGAACAGACGAATTCCCAATTGGAGGAGCAGGCTCAGCTGCTGGAGGGGCAAAAAGACGAATTAAGCAACGCCGCGGCGATTTCGGAAGCGCAAAAGCGGCAGTTGGAACGGGTGAGTCGGTACAAGTCCGAATTCCTCGCCAACATGTCCCACGAGATGCGGACGCCGCTGAACTCGACCCTCATCTTGGCCAAGCTCCTCGCCGACAACCCGCAGGGCAATCTGACGCCGGAACAAGTCAAATCGGCCGCCACGATCGAATCGGCCGGCCATGATCTGCTGACGTTGATCGACGATGTGCTGGACTTGGCCAAGGTGGAGGCAGGCCGCATCGACCTGACTCCCGGCCAGGTGTCGCTGCAACGCTTGATCGACAGCCTGCACGCCCTCTTTCAGCCCTTGGCGACCCAAAAGGGATTGCAGCTCCAGATGCGGCGCGCGCCCGGAACTCCGGAGTCCATCGAAACCGACTGGCAGCGGCTCGAACAGGTGTTGAAAAATTTGCTATCCAACGCCATCAAGTTCACCGAAGCCGGCCGGGTCTCGCTCGACATTGCCCACCTGCCGGACGGACGTCTGGCCTTCGCCGTGGAGGACACGGGCATCGGTATCTCGCCCGATCAGCACGACCTCATCTTCGAGCCGTTCTGTCAAGGCGACGGCACCACCAACCGCAAATACGGTGGCACCGGTCTGGGCCTGTCGATTTCACGCGAGTTCGTTCGCCTCTTGGGCGGCGACATTCATCTTGCCAGCACGCCGGGACAGGGCAGTACGTTCACGATCCACCTCCCGCAAAGGATTCCCTCGTCCCCTCCGTTGCGGTCGGCCCCCATGGCTTCGTCCCCGCTCCCTTGCGAGCCCCCCGCCCCCATGCTCGCGTCTCCTTCGGGCGCTCCGCGCGTGAACGGCAACGCCCTGCGGACCGACGACGATCGGGAACGGCTCGACGACCATCGCCGCGTGATCCTGATCGTAGAGGACGACGAGGCCTTCTCTCGCATCCTTGCGGACCTGGCCCACGAGATGAACTTCAATGTGCTCATCGGTAACACAGCCGGCGAGGCCCTGGCGTTGGCCAGACAGTACCTTCCGAGCGCGGTGGTCCTCGACATCGGACTGCCTGACCACTCCGGCCTCTCCGTCATCGACCGCCTGAAGACCGACGTGCGCACCAGACATATCCCCGTTCACGTGATCTCCGGCCACGACCATGCCAAAACCGCCCTCTCGCTGGGTGCCGTCGGCTATATGCTCAAGCCGGTGAAACGCGAGCAGCTCGTGGAAGCCTTCCGCCAGTTCGAAACGCGCCTCACGGATAAACCCCGGCGGGTGCTCATCGTAGAGGACGATCCTGCGCAGCGCGACAGTCTCCATCTGTTGATCGGGTCGGACGACGTCGAGACCGTCGGAGCGGCAAGCGCCGCCGAGTGTCTGTCGCAACTTGCCGAACGCACCTTCGACTGCATGGTGCTCGACCTCACGCTGCCGGATGCCTCCGGCTTTTCTTTGCTGGAAACCATCAGCCGCGAGGAACACCTCGCCTTCCCGCCGGTCATTGTCTACACGGGCCGCGACCTCTCGGCCGATGAGGAACAACGGCTTCGCAAATATTCGCATTCCGTGATCATCAAGGGCGCCAAATCTCCCGAGCGCCTGCTCGACGAAGTCACCCTGTTTCTCCACCAGGTCGTCACCGCCCTGCCGCCTGAACAGCAGCGCATGTTGGAAAAGGCCCGCAACCGCAATGCCGTCCTGGAGGGCCGCCGCATCCTGATCGTGGAGGACGACGTGCGGAATATCTTCGCCTTGAGTGCGGTCTTGGAACCCCATGGAGCCAAGATCGACATCGCGCGGAATGGCCGCGAATGTTTGGCACTGTTGGAGTCTTCCATGCAGAGCGAGGATCGACGCATCGATGTGGTGCTGATGGACATCATGATGCCCGAGATGGACGGGCTGGCGGCCATGCGCGCCATCCGCGAGAGGCCAGAATGGCGGAAGTTACCCATCATCGCCCTCACCGCCAAGGCGATGAAGGACGATCAGGAACAGGCCCTCTCGGCCGGGGCCAACGACTATATGGCCAAGCCGCTCGATGTCGATCAATTGCTTTCGCTGGTGCGCGTATGGATGCCGCGATGA
- a CDS encoding protein-glutamate O-methyltransferase CheR yields the protein MDAAMTPDAPTKTEDIELRLFLDAMYSQYHYDFRGYSKASLKRRLLLACQRMGCSTLSALQERLLHDRAVLPQLLNYLTVQVSDMFRDPAYFRTIREQVIPHLRTYPSLKVWVAGCSTGEELYSFAILFREEGLEGKTMFYATDINGAALAKAEAGVYDLQRLALFTKNHRLSGGNGSLSAHYSAAYGAARFDKSLRRRTVFSDHSLASDSVFAEVHLISCRNVLIYFDRPLQDRAVGLFKDALVRKGFLGVGARESLRFNAHAKHFSEFLPAERVYQKQGDT from the coding sequence ATGGATGCCGCGATGACGCCCGACGCGCCGACGAAAACCGAAGACATCGAACTGCGGTTATTCCTGGATGCGATGTATTCGCAATATCACTACGACTTTCGCGGATACTCCAAGGCGTCGCTCAAGCGCCGGCTGCTGCTCGCCTGCCAACGGATGGGCTGCTCGACCCTCTCCGCGCTCCAAGAGCGGCTGCTCCACGACCGGGCGGTGCTTCCGCAACTTCTCAATTACCTGACCGTGCAGGTGAGCGACATGTTCCGCGACCCGGCCTATTTCCGCACCATCCGCGAACAGGTCATTCCCCACCTCAGGACCTATCCCTCTCTCAAGGTCTGGGTGGCCGGCTGCAGCACCGGCGAAGAATTGTATTCCTTCGCCATCCTGTTCCGGGAGGAAGGACTGGAAGGCAAGACCATGTTCTACGCCACCGACATCAACGGCGCGGCCCTCGCCAAGGCGGAAGCCGGCGTGTACGACCTGCAGCGCCTCGCCCTCTTTACCAAGAACCATCGTCTGTCCGGCGGGAACGGCTCCCTATCCGCCCATTACAGCGCGGCGTACGGAGCCGCTCGGTTCGACAAGAGCCTGCGCCGGCGGACGGTCTTTTCCGACCATAGTTTGGCGTCGGATTCCGTCTTCGCCGAAGTACACTTGATCTCCTGCCGCAACGTGCTGATCTATTTCGATCGTCCGCTGCAGGACCGCGCGGTGGGGCTGTTCAAGGATGCGCTGGTGCGCAAGGGGTTCCTCGGGGTGGGCGCCAGGGAAAGCCTGCGCTTCAATGCGCACGCGAAACATTTCAGCGAATTTCTCCCCGCCGAGCGGGTCTACCAAAAACAGGGCGACACATGA
- a CDS encoding chemotaxis protein CheB has translation MNALSVDLSLHHIEAVVIGASAGAIASLSQLLPPLGPDYPLAILVTVHVPPDQPNTIPALLQTKCRLTVKEAEDKEPILPGTVYFAPPDYHLLVETDRRLSLSNEEPVNFSRPSIDVLFESAADVYGRTLLALILTGANHDGAQGACAVSEAGGTVLVQTPDSATARMMPASTLAACRNARALSLEDLTEVLASRGRRES, from the coding sequence ATGAACGCGCTCAGCGTCGATCTGTCCCTGCACCATATCGAAGCCGTGGTGATCGGCGCGTCGGCGGGCGCCATTGCGTCGCTCTCGCAACTGCTTCCACCTTTGGGGCCCGATTATCCCCTGGCGATTTTAGTGACGGTGCATGTGCCCCCTGATCAGCCCAACACGATTCCGGCCCTGTTGCAGACCAAATGCCGCCTCACCGTCAAGGAAGCGGAAGACAAGGAACCCATCCTGCCCGGCACCGTGTACTTCGCTCCACCGGACTACCATCTGCTGGTCGAGACGGATCGGCGCCTCTCGCTGTCGAACGAAGAACCGGTGAACTTTTCGCGCCCCTCGATCGATGTGTTGTTCGAATCGGCAGCGGACGTCTACGGGAGGACTCTTTTGGCCCTCATCTTGACCGGGGCCAACCACGACGGAGCGCAAGGGGCCTGCGCGGTCAGCGAAGCGGGCGGCACCGTCCTCGTGCAGACGCCGGATTCGGCCACGGCACGCATGATGCCGGCATCCACCCTGGCCGCCTGCCGAAATGCCAGGGCCTTGAGCCTCGAGGACCTCACCGAAGTATTGGCCTCGCGCGGCCGAAGGGAGTCGTGA
- a CDS encoding response regulator, with protein sequence MPSGHAKFLLVDDHEANLVALSAVLSHDGVEMLRARSGREALELLLRHDIALAVIDVQMPIMDGFELAELMRGSRRTQHVPIIFLTAGPQDNLHRFRGYQAGGVDFLYKPIEPNVLRSKAAIFLDLYQQREELARQRDKFLTLAEEKARLLRERDEADRRLRESESRFRTLADSAPVIIWMNGPEGCEFVNQSCLDFLGINRLEDVNRCDWTEYVHPDDQAHAAARYRQAVADHTRFEASFRCRRRDGTYRWLRSVGMPMLSEAGDLHGYLGASFDVTENKEAEERLQRWSVDLERAVNQKTGELRRSQEQLRALANELNLTEQRERKRLATELHDYLAQLLVVVRMKLRQTVPLITGARVSDLLKEADQALTQSLEYTRSLVAELTPPTLKEFGLLDAMTWLAAQMQRHGLTVTVQQDTDEPAIPEDQAVLLFQSVRELLFNVLKHARAKEATITVALTDDDKLQVVVSDNGCGFVPHPQDRGAAPAQFGLFSIQERMAAMGGRLDIESALGGGTRAILTTPYWPIPAKTDEEAAITRPAVVDPVAPQAAATDQASAPRGRSTIGILLVDDHAMVRQGLRSMLENYSDVAVVGEASDGNEAILSVERLRPTVVVMDINMPNTNGIDATAEIKSRHPHITVIGLSVQNTGEAREAMLHAGATALLSKEAAVDELYEAIRQALTDEQPRCGATP encoded by the coding sequence ATGCCGTCCGGTCACGCGAAATTCCTCCTCGTCGACGACCACGAGGCCAACCTCGTGGCGCTCAGCGCAGTATTGTCCCACGACGGCGTAGAGATGTTGCGGGCCCGGTCCGGCCGCGAAGCCTTGGAGCTACTGCTCCGCCACGACATCGCGCTCGCCGTCATCGACGTGCAGATGCCGATCATGGACGGATTCGAGCTGGCGGAGCTGATGCGGGGCTCGCGACGGACGCAGCATGTCCCCATCATTTTCCTGACGGCGGGACCACAGGACAATCTACACCGGTTCCGGGGCTACCAAGCCGGAGGCGTCGATTTTCTTTACAAACCGATCGAGCCGAATGTGCTGCGCAGCAAGGCTGCCATTTTCCTCGACCTCTATCAGCAGCGGGAGGAACTGGCCCGGCAACGGGACAAATTCCTGACCCTCGCCGAGGAAAAGGCGCGGCTGTTGCGGGAACGCGACGAGGCCGACCGTCGTCTGCGCGAAAGCGAATCGCGCTTCCGAACCTTGGCCGACAGCGCGCCGGTCATCATTTGGATGAACGGACCGGAGGGCTGTGAATTCGTCAATCAATCCTGTTTGGACTTCCTAGGCATCAACCGCCTGGAGGACGTCAATCGGTGCGACTGGACCGAGTACGTCCACCCCGACGACCAGGCCCACGCCGCCGCACGCTACCGCCAGGCCGTCGCCGATCACACGCGCTTCGAAGCCTCCTTCCGCTGCCGACGACGGGACGGCACCTATCGATGGTTGCGCAGCGTCGGGATGCCTATGCTGTCCGAGGCCGGCGACCTGCATGGCTATCTGGGCGCGAGCTTCGACGTGACCGAGAACAAGGAAGCGGAGGAACGTCTTCAGCGATGGAGCGTGGACTTGGAGCGGGCCGTCAACCAGAAGACCGGCGAGCTGCGCCGATCGCAAGAGCAGTTGCGTGCGCTCGCGAACGAACTGAACCTGACCGAGCAACGCGAACGCAAACGCCTCGCCACGGAGTTGCACGATTACCTCGCCCAACTCCTGGTCGTCGTGCGCATGAAGTTGCGCCAGACCGTGCCGCTGATCACCGGAGCGCGTGTCTCGGACCTCTTGAAAGAAGCCGACCAGGCCCTCACCCAATCCCTCGAATACACCCGCTCCTTGGTGGCCGAACTCACGCCGCCGACCTTGAAGGAATTCGGCCTGCTGGATGCCATGACCTGGCTGGCCGCCCAGATGCAGCGCCATGGCCTCACCGTCACGGTCCAGCAAGATACCGACGAGCCGGCGATTCCCGAAGATCAAGCCGTGCTGCTGTTCCAGTCCGTGCGCGAGCTGTTGTTCAACGTGCTCAAACACGCCAGGGCGAAGGAGGCGACCATTACCGTCGCCCTGACGGACGACGACAAGCTGCAGGTGGTGGTATCGGACAACGGCTGCGGGTTTGTCCCACATCCTCAAGACCGAGGAGCCGCCCCCGCTCAGTTCGGCCTCTTCAGCATTCAGGAACGGATGGCGGCGATGGGTGGACGGCTGGACATCGAGTCCGCCTTAGGAGGCGGCACCCGCGCCATCTTGACCACCCCCTATTGGCCGATCCCGGCCAAGACGGATGAGGAAGCTGCGATAACCAGGCCGGCGGTTGTCGATCCCGTGGCGCCGCAGGCTGCGGCGACGGACCAGGCTTCTGCTCCGCGCGGGCGCTCGACCATCGGCATTCTGCTGGTGGATGATCACGCCATGGTCCGGCAGGGACTCCGCAGCATGTTGGAAAACTACAGCGACGTGGCGGTCGTGGGCGAGGCCTCGGACGGCAACGAGGCCATCCTATCGGTCGAACGGCTCCGGCCGACCGTCGTGGTGATGGACATCAACATGCCGAACACCAACGGGATTGATGCCACGGCGGAAATCAAGTCACGCCACCCTCACATCACGGTGATCGGCCTCTCCGTGCAGAATACGGGAGAGGCGCGCGAGGCCATGCTCCATGCGGGAGCCACGGCGCTGCTGTCGAAGGAAGCCGCGGTGGACGAGCTGTACGAGGCGATCCGACAGGCCCTGACGGACGAGCAGCCCCGTTGCGGCGCCACGCCGTGA
- a CDS encoding PAS domain S-box protein codes for MQTNDDPSGVLPSALPPATDFMLARLAAIVESSEDAIISKDLNGVITSWNQGAQRLFGYTDQEMIGQPVQRLIPEDRFDEEPRILQRIRMGQRIDHYETLRRRKDGSLVHISLTVSPIKDRTGRIVGASKIARDITRLKQAEQQLQESAVELERRIAERTQELLASRERLRALASELTLTEQRERRRLATELHDYLAQLVVASRLRLSQIIPRIADPEVSASVSQVDSMLDQALTYTRSLVAELSPHTLYQFGLAKSLQWLGEQMQQHGLLVSVKIGPTPFTLADDQAVLLFQSVRELLFNIIKHAKTDRATLTVNVDEDQELRICVEDEGVGFDMAAITRSTDTRGKFGLLSIRERMGLLGGECEVSSTIGGGTLAILRLPLSHRPQDEPLGPQPAVAVPSGMPAKDPAKTVKVLLVDDHAMVRQGLRSILDSYADLTVVGEAADGQDAVVMARSLNPDVVVMDVNLPLIDGIEATRLLHRDHRSIAVIGISVRNDPQVKLAMTEAGAVDFLPKESAAVQLYDIILRHCPIKL; via the coding sequence ATGCAGACCAACGACGATCCATCGGGCGTCCTACCATCCGCTCTTCCGCCGGCGACCGACTTCATGTTGGCGCGCCTGGCCGCGATCGTGGAGTCGTCCGAGGACGCGATCATTTCCAAAGATCTGAACGGCGTCATCACGAGTTGGAACCAAGGCGCGCAACGACTATTCGGCTACACCGACCAGGAAATGATCGGGCAGCCGGTGCAGCGCCTGATCCCGGAGGATCGGTTCGACGAAGAACCCCGGATTCTCCAGCGGATCCGCATGGGCCAACGTATCGATCACTATGAAACGCTCCGGCGACGGAAAGACGGATCGCTCGTCCATATCTCGCTGACGGTCTCCCCGATCAAGGATCGCACCGGGCGCATCGTGGGAGCCTCGAAGATCGCCCGAGACATCACCCGCCTGAAACAGGCGGAGCAACAGCTGCAGGAGTCGGCCGTCGAGCTGGAACGGCGCATCGCCGAACGGACACAGGAACTGCTCGCGTCCCGAGAGCGATTGCGGGCCCTGGCTTCCGAACTGACCCTGACCGAGCAACGTGAGCGACGACGGCTGGCTACCGAACTGCATGACTATCTGGCCCAGCTGGTGGTCGCGAGCCGATTGCGGCTGTCGCAGATCATTCCTCGCATCGCAGATCCGGAGGTGTCGGCCAGCGTCTCCCAAGTGGACAGCATGCTGGACCAGGCCCTCACCTATACCCGATCCCTCGTTGCCGAGCTCAGCCCGCACACGCTCTATCAATTCGGTTTGGCCAAATCCCTCCAATGGCTTGGAGAACAGATGCAGCAGCATGGCCTGCTGGTCTCGGTCAAAATCGGCCCGACCCCCTTCACCTTGGCCGACGACCAAGCCGTGTTGCTGTTCCAGTCGGTGCGCGAGCTCCTCTTCAATATCATCAAGCATGCCAAGACCGATCGGGCCACCCTCACGGTCAACGTGGACGAGGACCAGGAGTTGCGGATCTGCGTGGAGGACGAGGGCGTCGGCTTCGACATGGCAGCGATCACCCGCTCGACCGACACTCGCGGAAAATTCGGGCTGCTCAGCATTCGCGAACGAATGGGACTCTTGGGAGGCGAATGCGAAGTCTCGTCGACGATCGGCGGGGGAACCCTGGCGATCCTACGTCTTCCGCTTTCCCACAGACCGCAGGACGAACCCCTGGGTCCACAACCGGCCGTCGCTGTCCCCTCCGGGATGCCGGCCAAGGACCCGGCGAAGACCGTCAAGGTCCTGCTCGTCGACGACCATGCCATGGTCCGCCAGGGGCTCCGCAGCATCTTGGACAGTTATGCCGACCTGACGGTGGTGGGGGAAGCCGCCGATGGGCAGGATGCCGTCGTCATGGCGCGTTCCCTCAACCCTGACGTGGTGGTCATGGATGTGAACCTTCCCCTCATCGACGGCATCGAGGCCACCCGGCTGTTGCACCGAGACCACCGTTCCATCGCCGTCATCGGCATTTCGGTCCGCAACGACCCTCAGGTCAAGCTGGCGATGACCGAAGCCGGAGCCGTGGACTTTCTCCCGAAGGAATCCGCCGCCGTTCAACTCTACGACATCATTCTGCGACATTGCCCTATTAAGTTGTGA